A region of Myxococcaceae bacterium DNA encodes the following proteins:
- a CDS encoding DUF1566 domain-containing protein, producing MNRYLCSWLLLLSLPVQAGFVLREGFSEVLSQQFSNLTQLKNQTSSLSKELVTQNAMRGLWSLIGPHLQALPGCCKKPFSSNCSVFFDAEIDEVVCDAQFEEVQAISTSCEAEQRFPVGYLAQLHKSNILQTRIVVGLAPVQHPQVMYWLYDKLPPTLSQSVTQSNSMSGRNTQTGTDSASPMNSTTDSVGPTSSFTESLLSSRSVSFSSTATESLTPSHSVATESANLSHSLSGSTVPCTSESLSHSQTLSSTQYPSFSSSLSPSAPVVWNPEWADWQVTTGVYRDNANQTGRYFESVPGVITDQMTGLQWQKVGSASAGNWIAAQAYCTDLFESGFGDWRLPTHVELQTLVDYTISCAGPSVDLGFFPGTQTSSYYWSSDALQGYPGSAWWVSYGSGAYYAGLVCSQGYSGCSSAPASGFARCVRSSSAVREVNRYAFNSTQVLDTVTGLIWQRTVSGTYNWGAAQAYCAGLNLDGLSWRLPNVKELSTLLDVRVAYPGPTINTTVFPSTPQSGFWTSTPYSCVSSSNAWLVGFDCGYVIFNGLSPAGYVRCVRSPQVYNPEWANWQVTTGVYQDSANQTGRYLESVPGVITDQMTGLQWQKVESAPAGNWTAAQAYCANLFESGFGDWRLPTHVELQTLADYTISCAGPSVDPDFFPGTQTSSYYWSSDALQGYPGSAWWVSYGSGAYYAGLVCSQGYGGCTSVPASGFTRCVRPSSAVREVDRYTFNSTQVLDTVTGLIWQRTVSGNYNWGAAQAYCAGLNLDGLSWRLPNVKELSTLLDVHVAYPGPTINTTVFPGTPQAWFWTSTPYSCASPSGAWGVDFGNGGVFTVSISNTYYVRCVR from the coding sequence ATGAATCGGTATTTGTGCTCCTGGCTGTTATTGCTGTCTTTACCGGTTCAAGCGGGTTTTGTGCTTCGAGAAGGCTTCTCCGAAGTTCTGAGTCAACAGTTTTCAAATCTGACGCAGCTTAAGAATCAAACGAGCTCTTTATCCAAAGAGCTTGTGACACAAAATGCCATGAGGGGATTATGGTCTCTCATTGGGCCTCATCTTCAAGCCTTACCGGGTTGTTGTAAGAAGCCTTTTAGCTCAAATTGCTCTGTGTTTTTCGATGCCGAAATTGATGAGGTTGTGTGTGATGCGCAATTTGAAGAGGTTCAAGCAATTTCGACATCTTGCGAAGCCGAGCAACGGTTTCCAGTGGGTTATTTGGCGCAGTTACACAAGAGCAATATTCTCCAGACGCGCATTGTCGTGGGTCTGGCGCCTGTGCAACATCCGCAGGTGATGTATTGGTTGTATGATAAATTGCCACCGACGCTTTCACAATCTGTGACACAATCAAATTCCATGAGTGGCCGCAACACTCAAACCGGCACAGATTCCGCAAGCCCGATGAATAGCACCACGGATTCTGTTGGCCCAACGAGTAGTTTTACAGAGAGTTTATTGTCGAGCAGGAGCGTGTCGTTTAGCTCAACTGCCACTGAATCATTGACTCCAAGCCATTCGGTTGCAACAGAATCGGCTAATCTGTCGCATTCTTTGAGTGGGAGCACTGTTCCGTGCACGAGCGAGAGCTTGTCTCATTCTCAAACTTTGAGTTCTACCCAGTACCCATCGTTCAGTTCAAGCCTGAGTCCCAGTGCTCCCGTGGTTTGGAACCCTGAGTGGGCGGATTGGCAAGTGACAACGGGTGTTTATCGAGATAATGCCAATCAAACGGGCCGCTATTTTGAATCCGTTCCGGGGGTTATCACGGATCAGATGACGGGTTTGCAGTGGCAAAAGGTAGGGAGTGCATCTGCGGGCAATTGGATTGCTGCCCAGGCCTATTGCACAGATTTGTTTGAGTCTGGGTTTGGAGACTGGCGTTTGCCCACGCACGTGGAACTTCAGACCTTGGTGGATTATACGATCAGTTGCGCTGGGCCCAGTGTGGATCTGGGTTTTTTCCCAGGCACGCAAACCAGCAGTTACTATTGGTCCTCCGACGCTTTGCAGGGTTACCCTGGGAGTGCTTGGTGGGTAAGTTACGGCAGCGGTGCTTATTACGCGGGTCTCGTTTGCAGTCAGGGCTATAGCGGTTGTTCTTCAGCGCCTGCGAGCGGCTTTGCCCGTTGTGTGCGATCCTCATCGGCGGTTCGAGAGGTGAATCGTTATGCCTTTAATAGCACCCAGGTACTGGACACGGTGACGGGCTTGATTTGGCAACGAACGGTTTCCGGAACTTACAACTGGGGTGCGGCGCAAGCTTATTGTGCGGGTTTGAATCTGGATGGTTTGAGCTGGCGCCTTCCGAATGTCAAAGAATTATCGACGCTTCTGGATGTTCGTGTGGCATACCCGGGTCCAACGATCAATACGACGGTTTTTCCGAGTACACCGCAGAGCGGCTTTTGGACCTCAACGCCTTATTCGTGTGTGTCTTCATCTAACGCGTGGTTGGTTGGTTTTGACTGTGGTTACGTCATCTTCAATGGTTTGAGCCCTGCTGGCTATGTTCGTTGTGTGCGCTCTCCTCAGGTTTACAATCCCGAGTGGGCAAATTGGCAAGTGACAACCGGTGTCTATCAAGACAGCGCCAATCAAACGGGCCGCTACCTTGAATCGGTTCCAGGAGTTATCACGGATCAAATGACGGGTTTGCAGTGGCAAAAAGTAGAAAGTGCGCCTGCAGGCAATTGGACGGCTGCGCAGGCTTATTGTGCTAATTTGTTTGAGTCTGGGTTTGGAGACTGGCGTTTGCCCACGCACGTGGAACTTCAGACCTTGGCGGATTATACGATCAGTTGCGCTGGGCCGAGTGTGGATCCGGACTTTTTCCCAGGCACTCAAACCAGCAGTTACTATTGGTCCTCAGACGCTTTGCAGGGTTACCCTGGCAGTGCCTGGTGGGTGAGTTATGGGAGCGGTGCCTATTACGCAGGCCTCGTTTGCAGCCAGGGTTATGGTGGTTGTACTTCAGTGCCTGCGAGCGGCTTTACGCGTTGTGTGCGACCCTCGTCGGCGGTTCGAGAGGTAGATCGTTATACCTTTAATAGCACACAAGTTCTGGACACCGTAACGGGCTTGATCTGGCAACGAACGGTTTCAGGGAATTACAACTGGGGTGCAGCGCAAGCTTATTGTGCGGGTTTAAACCTCGACGGTTTGAGCTGGCGTCTTCCCAATGTCAAAGAATTGTCAACGCTTCTGGATGTTCACGTGGCATACCCGGGTCCGACTATCAACACGACGGTTTTTCCAGGCACGCCTCAGGCCTGGTTTTGGACATCAACGCCTTATTCGTGCGCGTCCCCGTCCGGTGCGTGGGGCGTGGATTTCGGTAATGGCGGCGTCTTCACGGTTAGCATCAGCAATACTTACTATGTTCGGTGCGTGCGTTGA